In the Ipomoea triloba cultivar NCNSP0323 chromosome 6, ASM357664v1 genome, one interval contains:
- the LOC116023352 gene encoding uncharacterized protein LOC116023352 — protein MDALQSSGTWELVAFLPGSDQESISQWKEYLFSRFQTNDSGKLKYFLGIEVSQSVNGIVISQRKYALDILEGTDMLNCKPMDNPMDPNVKLLPGQGEVLRYIKRAPGQGLLYEDRGNAQVVGYFDASWANCPFDRRSISSYCVLICAALFQVIVYSFVPFGGNLISWKSKKQDVVARSTAESEYQAWPLPHVNSCG, from the exons ATGGATGCCCTGCAATCTAGTGGCACGTGGGAGTTAGTCGCCTTCCTTCCTG gtaGTGATCAAGAGAGTATATCTCAATGGAAAGAGTACCTCTTCAGTCGATTCCAAACCAATGATTCAGGCAAGTTAAAGTATTTTCTCGGAATTGAAGTATCCCAATCTGTCAATGGTATAGTCATCTCGCAAAGAAAGTATGCTTTGGATATTTTAGAAGGAACTGATATGTTGAATTGTAAACCTATGGATAATCCAATGGATCCGAATGTTAAACTTCTACCAGGACAGGGGGAG GTTCTAAGGTATATCAAGAGAGCACCAGGGCAAGGTCTACTATATGAAGATAGAGGAAATGCTCAAGTTGTTGGGTATTTTGATGCAAGTTGGGCAAATTGTCCATTTGACAGACGCTCTATTTCAAGTTATTGTGTACTCATTTGTGCCGCTCTATTTCAAGTTATTGTCTACTCATTTGTGCCTTttggtggtaatcttatatcttggaagAGTAAGAAGCAGGACGTGGTTGCTAGGTCTACTGCTGAATCTGAATACCAGGCTTGGCCCTTGCCACATGTGAACTCATGTGGTTGA